Proteins encoded together in one Catellatospora citrea window:
- the hppD gene encoding 4-hydroxyphenylpyruvate dioxygenase codes for MNILGIDHLEFYVGDARQTAYYLCTAFGFRICGQGGPQTGLAGQRSLLLQHGDIRIVLTSGLVADHPATLYVGRHGDGVAVIAFETDDAAGLYDYVVGRGAAALSAPTVHENGAGRVVEASVSGFGDVTHRLVERHGSRWEFLPGTIEMTVPEQPHADDLLQVIDHCAICVPAGEIAATSRYYQDVFGFAEIFEEYIEVGGQGMDSKVVQSPSRQVTFTLIEPDLSRRPGQIDDFLSWHAGAGVQHVAFRTNDIVTAVRTFAERGVGFLSTPGTYFDALEQRLGSVDLPIAELRQLGVLVDTDHYGELYQIFTQSMHVRRTLFLELIERHGALTFGSSNIKALYEAKERELAAPAEAVPAPAQDARPAGLAAA; via the coding sequence ATGAACATTCTCGGCATCGACCACCTGGAGTTCTACGTCGGTGACGCCCGTCAGACGGCCTACTATCTGTGCACGGCATTCGGGTTCCGGATCTGCGGGCAGGGTGGGCCACAGACGGGCCTGGCCGGGCAGCGCTCGCTGCTGCTGCAGCACGGGGACATCCGCATCGTGCTCACCTCCGGCCTGGTCGCCGACCATCCGGCCACGCTCTACGTCGGCCGCCACGGTGACGGGGTGGCCGTCATCGCCTTCGAGACCGACGACGCCGCCGGCCTGTACGACTACGTCGTCGGGCGCGGGGCCGCCGCGCTTTCCGCGCCGACCGTGCACGAGAACGGCGCGGGCCGGGTCGTCGAGGCGAGCGTCTCCGGCTTCGGCGACGTCACCCACCGCCTGGTCGAGCGGCACGGCTCCCGCTGGGAGTTCCTGCCGGGCACGATCGAGATGACGGTGCCCGAGCAGCCGCACGCCGACGACCTGCTGCAGGTCATCGACCACTGCGCGATCTGCGTGCCGGCCGGGGAGATCGCCGCCACCTCGCGCTACTACCAGGACGTCTTCGGCTTCGCCGAGATCTTCGAGGAGTACATCGAGGTCGGCGGCCAGGGCATGGACTCGAAGGTGGTGCAGAGCCCGTCGCGGCAGGTGACGTTCACGCTGATCGAGCCGGACCTGTCGCGCCGCCCCGGCCAGATCGACGACTTCCTGTCCTGGCACGCCGGGGCTGGGGTGCAGCACGTGGCCTTCCGCACCAACGACATCGTCACCGCGGTGCGCACCTTCGCCGAGCGGGGCGTGGGCTTCCTCAGCACGCCGGGGACCTACTTCGACGCGCTGGAGCAGCGCCTGGGCAGCGTCGACCTGCCCATCGCGGAGCTGCGCCAGCTCGGGGTGCTGGTCGACACCGACCACTACGGCGAGCTGTACCAGATCTTCACGCAGTCCATGCACGTGCGCCGGACGCTCTTCCTGGAGCTGATCGAGCGGCACGGCGCGCTGACCTTCGGCAGCAGCAACATCAAGGCGCTGTACGAGGCCAAGGAGCGTGAGCTGGCGGCCCCCGCCGAGGCGGTGCCGGCGCCCGCACAGGACGCCCGCCCCGCGGGCCTGGCCGCCGCCTGA
- a CDS encoding phytanoyl-CoA dioxygenase family protein encodes MAEQFHLTDEERELLPSDEDVAFYAAHGWYLTKKLFTDAEVDELVEASERFYAGERSRSLPLRPRRLAYWEPQHGDVQRHNDYVHYEHDGLAKLLRKPLIGAVAARLAQADEIRIFQSTLIFKPPRPEEPTNVVPWHFDRHYWASSTSERMLTAFIPFHDCGEEMGTITMVDGSHAWQETGNDDSTAKHFAERDKEDLEVLLARNAEFNGTQVTKVPMIIPKGHMSFHHCRTYHGSAGNRSDRPRRAISLHLQDGENQYRPYTLSDGSVVGYNHDELVRRTPDGRPDYADPDYCPVLWTSAQH; translated from the coding sequence ATGGCTGAACAGTTCCATTTGACCGACGAGGAGCGGGAGCTGCTGCCCTCCGACGAGGACGTCGCGTTCTACGCCGCGCACGGCTGGTACCTGACGAAGAAGCTGTTCACCGATGCCGAGGTCGACGAGCTGGTCGAGGCCAGCGAGCGCTTCTACGCCGGGGAGCGCAGCCGCTCCCTGCCGCTGCGGCCGCGCCGCCTGGCCTACTGGGAGCCGCAGCACGGCGACGTGCAGCGGCACAACGACTACGTGCACTACGAGCACGACGGCCTGGCCAAGCTGCTGCGCAAGCCGCTGATCGGCGCGGTCGCGGCCCGGCTGGCCCAGGCCGACGAGATCCGGATCTTCCAGTCGACCCTGATCTTCAAGCCGCCGCGCCCGGAGGAGCCGACCAACGTGGTGCCGTGGCACTTCGACCGGCACTACTGGGCGTCGTCGACCTCGGAGCGCATGCTCACCGCGTTCATCCCCTTCCACGACTGCGGCGAGGAGATGGGCACCATCACCATGGTCGACGGCAGCCACGCCTGGCAGGAGACCGGCAACGACGACTCCACCGCCAAGCACTTCGCCGAGCGCGACAAGGAGGACCTGGAGGTCCTGCTGGCCCGCAACGCCGAGTTCAACGGCACCCAGGTGACCAAGGTGCCGATGATCATCCCCAAGGGCCACATGAGCTTCCACCACTGCCGCACCTACCACGGCAGCGCGGGCAACCGCAGCGACCGTCCGCGCCGCGCGATCTCCCTGCACCTGCAGGACGGCGAGAACCAGTACCGCCCGTACACGCTCAGCGACGGTTCCGTCGTCGGCTACAACCACGACGAGCTGGTGCGCCGTACGCCCGACGGCCGCCCCGACTACGCCGACCCCGACTACTGCCCGGTGCTCTGGACCTCGGCTCAGCACTGA
- a CDS encoding DUF3050 domain-containing protein, whose product MSRYDWGQTHPGITRLEEAVSEARDAVVTHPLYAALDNHEAIVTFMEHHVFAVWDFMSLLKSLQRHLTSVNVPWIPSGPTGSRRLINDIVLVEESDELQGGFISHFELYVGGMDQAGADTTVINHLIKMLGEGSTVEQALVGADVNPVSADFVRTTFRFIDTLPIHCQAAAFAFGREDLIPDMFQQVIKVNQEGGKLDTFVDYLARHIEVDGEFHTPMAMQMVTDLCGDDDEKWAQAAQTVNAALAARQKLWTGILAAINAS is encoded by the coding sequence ATGTCGCGTTACGACTGGGGTCAGACGCATCCGGGCATCACCCGGCTGGAGGAGGCGGTGAGCGAGGCCCGCGACGCGGTCGTCACCCACCCGCTGTACGCCGCGCTGGACAACCACGAGGCCATCGTCACGTTCATGGAGCACCACGTCTTCGCGGTCTGGGACTTCATGTCCCTGCTGAAGTCGCTGCAGCGCCACCTGACCAGCGTCAATGTGCCGTGGATCCCGAGCGGCCCGACCGGCAGCCGGCGCCTGATCAACGACATCGTGCTGGTCGAGGAGAGCGACGAGCTGCAGGGCGGCTTCATCAGCCACTTCGAGCTGTACGTCGGCGGCATGGACCAGGCCGGTGCGGACACCACCGTCATCAACCACCTGATAAAGATGCTCGGCGAGGGCAGCACGGTGGAGCAGGCGCTGGTCGGCGCGGACGTCAACCCCGTCTCGGCGGACTTCGTGCGCACCACCTTCCGGTTCATCGACACGCTGCCGATCCACTGCCAGGCCGCGGCGTTCGCGTTCGGCCGCGAGGACCTGATCCCGGACATGTTCCAGCAGGTCATCAAGGTCAACCAGGAGGGCGGCAAGCTCGACACCTTCGTCGACTACCTGGCCCGGCACATCGAGGTCGACGGCGAGTTCCACACGCCGATGGCCATGCAGATGGTCACCGACCTGTGCGGCGACGACGACGAGAAGTGGGCGCAGGCGGCGCAGACGGTCAACGCGGCGCTGGCCGCCCGGCAGAAGCTGTGGACCGGCATCCTCGCCGCGATCAACGCGAGCTGA
- a CDS encoding methyltransferase — translation MNEALARRKLLGILSGSWVAQGVYALVRLGVPDLMADGPVHVGDLAHRCGADPRALGRLLRALALTGLFTRPAPDTYGLTPTTELLRADVPGSVRLNALMQGDEVFRSFAEIMHTLRTGRPAFEAVYGRPFYDYLGDNPEAAAVFNESMGDQRPPEALAGCDLSAARIVVDVGGGNGSLLVELLERYPDLQGVLLELPDAAAAARAKLAEAGLAGRSACVEGSFFDGVPDGGDVYTLARVLHNWNDDNAIAILRRVHAVLPPHGRVIVLEEFLPEEADPAGRSAAGLVDLLMLVTLEGRDRTEHEYRELLGKAGFDIVATRAGVLEARVA, via the coding sequence ATGAACGAAGCACTGGCCCGACGCAAACTCCTCGGCATCCTCTCCGGCAGCTGGGTCGCCCAGGGCGTGTACGCGCTGGTCCGGCTCGGTGTTCCGGACCTGATGGCGGACGGCCCGGTGCACGTCGGCGACCTGGCCCACCGGTGCGGCGCGGATCCCCGCGCGCTGGGCCGCCTGCTGCGGGCGCTGGCCCTGACGGGCCTGTTCACCCGCCCCGCCCCGGACACCTACGGGCTCACCCCCACCACCGAGCTGCTGCGCGCCGACGTGCCCGGCTCGGTGCGCCTCAACGCGCTGATGCAGGGCGACGAGGTGTTCCGCTCGTTCGCGGAGATCATGCACACGCTGCGCACCGGCCGCCCGGCCTTCGAAGCCGTGTACGGCCGGCCGTTCTACGACTACCTCGGCGACAATCCCGAGGCCGCGGCGGTGTTCAACGAGTCCATGGGCGACCAGCGGCCGCCGGAGGCGCTGGCCGGCTGCGACCTGAGCGCGGCCCGCATCGTGGTCGACGTGGGCGGCGGCAACGGCAGCCTGCTGGTCGAGCTGCTGGAGCGCTACCCCGATCTGCAGGGCGTGCTGCTGGAGCTGCCCGACGCGGCCGCGGCGGCCCGCGCGAAACTCGCCGAGGCGGGTCTGGCCGGGCGTTCGGCGTGCGTGGAGGGCAGCTTCTTCGACGGGGTGCCCGACGGCGGCGACGTCTACACCCTGGCCCGGGTGCTGCACAACTGGAACGACGACAACGCGATCGCGATCCTGCGCCGGGTGCACGCGGTGCTGCCACCGCACGGCCGGGTGATCGTGCTGGAGGAGTTCCTGCCCGAGGAGGCCGATCCGGCGGGCCGCTCCGCCGCCGGGCTCGTCGACCTGCTCATGCTGGTCACCCTGGAGGGCCGTGACCGCACCGAGCACGAGTACCGCGAACTGCTGGGCAAAGCCGGGTTCGACATCGTCGCGACCCGCGCGGGAGTGTTGGAGGCGCGGGTCGCATGA
- a CDS encoding thiamine pyrophosphate-dependent dehydrogenase E1 component subunit alpha gives MNMAEGLYRTMRLIRRFEERAIELVHAGEIIGGIHPYIGQEAIAAGVCAALRDDDVITSTHRGHGHVLAKGADPVRMLAELTGRATGLNQGRGGSMHAADFSKGIYGANGIVGAGGAIATGAAWAAVKEGSDRVAVSFFGDGAVNQGVLLEAFNLAALWRLPVLFVCENNGYATTLTVAQAVAGSITARAEAFGIPAVSVDGADAAAVLDAARDAVARGRTGGGPSFIEATAYRFDAHHTWEHKARVRYRADEEVAAGRSRDPLDIQGVRLDAETRAGIDADTETLMAEAVAFALDSPRPDPAGALDHLYATGLRGRDGIGLLDTAVR, from the coding sequence ATGAACATGGCTGAGGGGCTCTACCGGACGATGCGGCTGATCCGCCGGTTCGAGGAACGGGCGATCGAGTTGGTGCACGCCGGGGAGATCATCGGCGGCATCCACCCGTACATCGGGCAGGAGGCCATCGCCGCGGGCGTCTGCGCGGCCCTGCGCGACGACGACGTCATCACCAGCACCCACCGCGGGCACGGGCACGTGCTGGCCAAGGGCGCCGATCCGGTGCGCATGCTCGCCGAGCTGACCGGCCGGGCCACCGGCCTCAATCAGGGCCGGGGCGGCTCGATGCACGCCGCGGACTTCAGCAAGGGCATCTACGGCGCGAACGGCATCGTCGGCGCGGGCGGGGCCATCGCCACCGGCGCCGCCTGGGCCGCGGTCAAGGAGGGCAGCGACCGGGTCGCGGTCAGCTTCTTCGGCGACGGCGCGGTCAACCAGGGCGTGCTGCTGGAGGCGTTCAACCTGGCCGCGCTGTGGCGGCTGCCGGTGCTGTTCGTCTGCGAGAACAACGGCTACGCCACCACGCTCACCGTCGCGCAGGCCGTCGCCGGTTCCATCACGGCCCGCGCCGAGGCGTTCGGCATCCCCGCGGTCAGCGTGGACGGGGCCGACGCGGCGGCGGTGCTGGACGCGGCCCGCGACGCGGTCGCCCGCGGCCGGACCGGGGGCGGCCCGAGCTTCATCGAGGCCACCGCGTACCGCTTCGACGCCCACCACACCTGGGAGCACAAGGCCCGGGTGCGCTACCGCGCCGACGAGGAGGTCGCGGCCGGGCGGTCCCGCGACCCGTTGGACATCCAGGGGGTACGCCTGGACGCCGAGACCCGCGCCGGGATCGACGCCGACACCGAGACCCTGATGGCCGAGGCGGTCGCGTTCGCGCTGGACAGCCCGCGTCCCGACCCGGCCGGCGCGCTCGACCACCTCTACGCCACCGGCCTGCGCGGCCGCGACGGCATCGGACTCCTCGACACGGCGGTGCGCTGA
- a CDS encoding alpha-ketoacid dehydrogenase subunit beta translates to MARLSYLKALQRALADEMARDENVCVLGEDIGVGVNNVTTGLLAKHGPLRVVDTPLSEQAFTSFATGAALAGQRPVIEFQIPSLLFLVFEQIANQAHKFSLMTGGQAKVPVTYFVPGSGSRSGWAGQHSDHPYGLFAHVGVKTVVPATPEDAYGLFLTAIRDDDPVMLFAPAGSLGVRGDVDMDALGPVPLGVGRVHREGTDVTVVAVGHLVQSALAVAEQLADQISVEVFDPRTLHPFDWDGLAASVAKTGRLVVIDDSNRMCGIAGEILATAAEQMRLTVPPKRVTRPDGAVLPFARELDLAVQPQQDQLLTAVQEVYKSSR, encoded by the coding sequence ATGGCACGACTGTCCTACCTCAAGGCCCTGCAGCGGGCGCTGGCCGACGAGATGGCCCGTGACGAGAACGTGTGCGTGCTCGGCGAGGACATCGGCGTCGGCGTCAACAACGTCACCACCGGCCTGCTGGCCAAGCACGGTCCCCTGCGGGTCGTCGACACCCCGCTGTCCGAGCAGGCCTTCACCAGCTTCGCCACGGGCGCGGCGCTGGCCGGGCAGCGGCCGGTCATCGAGTTCCAGATCCCGTCGCTGCTGTTCCTGGTCTTCGAGCAGATCGCCAACCAGGCGCACAAGTTCTCGCTGATGACCGGCGGGCAGGCCAAGGTGCCGGTGACCTACTTCGTGCCGGGTTCGGGCTCCCGCAGCGGCTGGGCCGGCCAGCACTCCGACCACCCGTACGGGCTGTTCGCGCACGTCGGCGTGAAGACGGTGGTGCCGGCCACACCGGAGGACGCGTACGGGCTGTTCCTCACCGCGATCCGCGACGACGACCCGGTGATGCTGTTCGCGCCCGCGGGTTCGCTCGGGGTGCGCGGCGACGTGGACATGGACGCGCTCGGGCCGGTGCCGCTGGGCGTCGGCCGGGTGCACCGGGAGGGCACGGACGTCACCGTGGTCGCCGTCGGGCATCTCGTGCAGTCGGCGCTGGCAGTCGCGGAGCAGCTCGCCGACCAGATCTCGGTGGAGGTGTTCGACCCGCGCACGCTGCACCCGTTCGACTGGGACGGGCTGGCGGCCTCGGTGGCCAAGACCGGGCGGCTCGTGGTGATCGACGACTCCAACCGGATGTGCGGCATCGCCGGGGAGATCCTGGCCACCGCCGCCGAGCAGATGCGGCTGACCGTGCCGCCCAAGCGGGTGACCCGGCCCGACGGCGCGGTCCTGCCGTTCGCCCGCGAACTCGACCTGGCCGTCCAGCCCCAGCAGGACCAGCTGCTCACCGCCGTGCAGGAGGTCTACAAGTCCAGCCGCTGA
- a CDS encoding S1 family peptidase — protein MLHTGSPFRRIAIRAAAATLLAAGLLVPATAQAAPAGGAGPVLTADAATALAADLDSAGVYQDNAGKIVVNVTDSASADRVRAAGGVARLVTRSAAQLNGATAELDRLARIPGTSWYTDPISNQVVVTADSTVTGSKLAKLKAVTDRLGDTVRVEITAGTLSPTISGGNAIYGGGSRCSLGFNVRSASGVYYFLTAGHCTNLATSWYANSARTQLIGTRVGTSFPGNDYGIVRYDSSISHPGDVYLYNGSYQDITSAGNATVNQTVYRSGSTTGLRSGRVLGTGATVNYPQGTVTGLIRTNVCAEGGDSGGSLFAGTVALGLTSGGSGNCSSGGTTYFQPVTEPLSVYGVSVY, from the coding sequence ATGCTCCACACCGGATCCCCGTTCCGGCGTATCGCCATACGCGCGGCCGCTGCCACGCTGCTCGCCGCGGGCCTGCTGGTCCCCGCGACCGCCCAGGCCGCCCCCGCCGGCGGTGCCGGGCCCGTGCTGACCGCCGACGCGGCAACCGCTCTCGCGGCCGACCTCGACTCGGCCGGCGTATACCAGGACAACGCCGGCAAGATCGTCGTCAACGTCACCGACAGCGCCTCCGCCGACCGGGTCCGCGCCGCCGGCGGTGTCGCCCGCCTCGTCACCCGCAGCGCCGCGCAGCTGAACGGTGCCACCGCCGAACTCGACCGGCTGGCCCGCATCCCCGGCACCTCCTGGTACACCGACCCGATCAGCAACCAGGTCGTGGTCACCGCGGACAGCACCGTCACCGGGTCGAAGCTGGCCAAGCTGAAGGCTGTCACCGACCGGCTCGGCGACACCGTGCGGGTGGAGATCACGGCCGGCACGCTCAGCCCGACCATCTCCGGCGGGAACGCCATCTACGGCGGCGGCTCGCGCTGCTCGCTCGGCTTCAACGTGCGCAGCGCCAGCGGCGTCTACTACTTCCTCACCGCCGGCCACTGCACCAACCTGGCCACGAGCTGGTACGCCAACTCGGCCCGCACCCAGCTGATCGGCACCCGCGTGGGCACCAGCTTCCCCGGCAACGACTACGGCATCGTGCGCTACGACAGCTCGATCTCCCACCCGGGCGACGTCTACCTCTACAACGGCAGCTACCAGGACATCACCAGCGCCGGCAACGCCACCGTCAACCAGACCGTGTACCGCAGCGGCAGCACCACCGGCCTGCGCAGCGGCCGCGTGCTCGGCACCGGCGCGACGGTCAACTACCCGCAGGGCACCGTCACCGGCCTGATCCGCACCAACGTGTGCGCGGAGGGCGGCGACAGCGGCGGCTCGCTGTTCGCGGGCACCGTCGCGCTGGGCCTGACCTCGGGCGGCAGTGGCAACTGCAGCTCCGGCGGCACGACCTACTTCCAGCCCGTCACCGAGCCGCTCAGCGTCTACGGCGTGAGCGTCTACTGA
- a CDS encoding isochorismatase family protein, with protein sequence MTTALVLIDLMPRIVALPVEPYSGDDVLRRCTRLADAFRAADRPVVLVRVERPDTAVQPPGSDLVEGLAKPGDVVVVKRTIGAFQGTDLQEQLQRRGVTTLVLAGLVTTMGVESTARAAGDLGYDLEFVEDAMSGLATDEHEMAVRRTFPRLGRVRTTADYL encoded by the coding sequence GTGACCACGGCTCTCGTACTGATCGACCTGATGCCCCGCATCGTGGCGCTGCCCGTCGAGCCCTACTCCGGCGACGACGTGCTGCGCCGGTGCACGCGGCTCGCGGACGCGTTCCGGGCGGCGGACCGGCCGGTCGTGCTGGTACGCGTCGAGCGGCCCGACACCGCCGTCCAGCCGCCCGGCAGCGACCTGGTCGAGGGCCTGGCCAAGCCCGGGGACGTCGTCGTGGTCAAGCGCACCATCGGCGCGTTCCAGGGCACCGACCTGCAGGAGCAGTTGCAGCGACGCGGCGTGACCACGCTGGTGCTGGCCGGGCTGGTCACCACCATGGGCGTGGAGTCCACCGCGCGGGCCGCCGGCGACCTCGGCTACGACCTGGAGTTCGTCGAGGACGCGATGTCCGGCCTGGCCACCGACGAGCACGAGATGGCGGTACGCCGCACCTTCCCGCGCTTGGGCCGGGTCCGCACCACCGCCGACTACCTCTGA
- a CDS encoding SGNH/GDSL hydrolase family protein yields MADGYATTLEAADPYCLRPGEAAALLAGHPWKRFVVLGDSVASGVGDPVPGYVEQAWCDRIRSELAEQQPDLCYLNLGVRELRAAEIRAQQLDRALRFAPDLALISAGGNDAMRRSYQPDAVDEELAAMIILLRAAGADVITVGMFDVSFAPSFPEPVKQQVGERMRMLSTRTAALARRLGAIHVNCTGHPAERDPASYSADGVHGNLRSHSICAALTVRRLGLHLGRGDTA; encoded by the coding sequence ATGGCTGACGGGTACGCCACCACCCTGGAGGCGGCCGACCCGTACTGCCTGCGCCCCGGCGAGGCGGCGGCGCTGCTGGCCGGGCACCCCTGGAAACGTTTCGTGGTGCTGGGCGACAGCGTCGCCTCCGGCGTCGGCGACCCGGTGCCCGGTTACGTGGAGCAGGCCTGGTGCGACCGGATCCGCAGTGAGCTGGCCGAGCAGCAGCCCGATCTGTGTTATCTCAACCTCGGGGTGCGCGAGCTGCGCGCGGCGGAGATCCGTGCGCAGCAGCTGGACCGCGCGCTGCGCTTCGCGCCGGATCTGGCGCTGATCTCGGCGGGCGGCAACGACGCGATGCGGCGCTCGTACCAGCCGGACGCGGTGGACGAGGAACTGGCCGCGATGATCATTTTGCTGCGCGCGGCCGGCGCGGACGTCATCACGGTCGGCATGTTCGACGTGTCCTTCGCGCCGTCCTTTCCGGAGCCGGTGAAGCAGCAGGTGGGGGAGCGGATGCGGATGCTGTCGACGCGCACCGCGGCGCTGGCCCGGCGGCTCGGCGCGATCCACGTCAACTGCACCGGGCATCCGGCCGAGCGCGACCCGGCCAGCTACAGCGCCGACGGCGTACACGGCAACCTGCGCAGCCACAGCATCTGCGCCGCGCTCACGGTACGCCGCCTCGGCCTTCACCTGGGCCGCGGCGACACCGCCTGA
- a CDS encoding MFS transporter, producing MTINAAPAVGDPAPEQAEQAAALPVLAAEAVSTLATRMSLLVVPWLMLAADADWRAVGLVSAAQVLAYLLAGPVGVALADRLHPVRLAVSADLLSAPALAGIAYFALPDSALAVSPGLLGTAGLGALAALAGALRAIGDRARNAVRRDAGDDGVRPPRSGVVRALQVIVVLAAGAAAGVLAVRLGPAGVLWLDAVLCALGAAMLVQAVTVRPRPDAASPPSEVLSGEVLPAESGSGSAAAAPQGPAATRSEEGARTADRDATASDADDAAAGGRVAAASRAAGDPPLNGRVTAAPRTDDASTAAGDRADDASTATGADRAGDASAATATDRGGDASGTRGRHAAEEPRPGGDGRQALPIARTQARDLRRSAMAELRADGLVRRLAAVLFVTNLLVQAGAVLLVAAWMAHVLGEPALLGLVGGAFALGAVAGSVVLTGLTRTPSRHLLPALAFLAGGGAAAVVAGLPPVQLIIAVVAAVCGATLSSVTPPLGMLLSQRVPVPVRSRVGGFAAGFAYLGVPLGTAAAAWALPRLELRWALAAAAGAYLVALLAPVFAYRTWRQLSAGAPAVLTGAARLPARLSVTLAYANGQWLVEVRKGRALLGSRHLVKSSEALNMLALLDVPGVRRSVEEALTVDQTEASRQAERMRSELAELEAKLAGLSEMAELSEVRLPVQQNPNSKATTHG from the coding sequence ATGACGATCAACGCCGCACCCGCGGTCGGCGACCCGGCACCGGAGCAGGCCGAGCAGGCCGCCGCGCTGCCGGTGCTGGCCGCCGAGGCGGTGTCGACCCTGGCCACCCGGATGTCGCTGCTGGTCGTGCCGTGGCTGATGCTGGCCGCGGACGCCGACTGGCGTGCCGTCGGGCTGGTCTCGGCGGCCCAGGTGCTGGCCTACCTGCTGGCCGGGCCGGTGGGCGTGGCACTGGCCGACCGGCTGCACCCGGTGCGGCTGGCGGTGTCGGCCGACCTGCTCAGCGCGCCGGCGCTGGCGGGCATCGCGTACTTCGCGCTGCCGGACTCGGCCCTGGCCGTATCGCCGGGACTGCTCGGCACCGCCGGGCTGGGCGCGCTGGCGGCGCTGGCCGGCGCGCTGCGCGCGATCGGTGACCGGGCCCGGAACGCGGTGCGCCGCGACGCCGGTGACGACGGTGTACGGCCGCCGCGGTCCGGTGTGGTCCGTGCGCTGCAGGTGATCGTGGTGCTTGCCGCCGGCGCGGCGGCGGGCGTGTTGGCGGTGCGCCTGGGCCCGGCCGGGGTGCTGTGGCTCGACGCGGTGCTGTGCGCCCTCGGTGCGGCGATGCTGGTGCAGGCGGTCACGGTGCGGCCGCGGCCCGATGCCGCGTCGCCGCCGTCCGAAGTGCTCAGCGGGGAGGTGCTGCCCGCCGAATCCGGCTCGGGGAGCGCGGCGGCCGCCCCGCAGGGTCCCGCCGCGACCCGCTCCGAGGAGGGGGCGCGCACGGCCGACCGCGACGCCACGGCGTCCGATGCGGACGACGCGGCAGCCGGGGGGCGCGTTGCCGCCGCGTCCCGGGCGGCGGGCGATCCGCCGCTCAACGGCCGGGTGACGGCCGCGCCACGGACGGACGACGCCTCGACGGCCGCCGGCGACCGGGCCGACGACGCGTCGACGGCCACCGGCGCGGATCGGGCGGGCGACGCCTCGGCAGCCACCGCCACCGATCGGGGCGGCGACGCCTCGGGCACGCGGGGGCGGCATGCCGCGGAGGAACCGCGCCCGGGTGGGGACGGTCGGCAGGCCCTGCCGATCGCCCGCACCCAGGCGCGTGACCTGCGGCGCAGCGCCATGGCCGAGCTGCGGGCCGACGGGCTGGTGCGCCGCCTGGCGGCCGTGCTGTTCGTGACCAACCTGCTGGTGCAGGCCGGGGCGGTGCTGCTGGTGGCGGCGTGGATGGCGCACGTGCTGGGCGAGCCCGCCCTGCTCGGCCTGGTCGGCGGGGCGTTCGCGCTGGGCGCGGTCGCCGGGTCGGTGGTGCTGACCGGGCTGACCCGGACACCGTCACGCCACCTGCTGCCGGCGCTGGCCTTTCTCGCCGGTGGCGGGGCCGCTGCCGTCGTCGCCGGGCTGCCGCCCGTACAGCTGATCATCGCCGTGGTCGCGGCCGTGTGCGGGGCGACCCTGTCGTCGGTGACGCCGCCGCTGGGCATGCTGCTGTCGCAGCGGGTGCCGGTGCCGGTGCGCAGCCGCGTCGGCGGGTTCGCCGCCGGTTTCGCCTACCTGGGCGTGCCGCTGGGCACGGCCGCCGCGGCCTGGGCGCTGCCCCGGCTGGAGCTGCGCTGGGCGCTGGCCGCCGCGGCCGGGGCATACCTGGTGGCGCTGCTGGCCCCGGTCTTCGCGTACCGCACCTGGCGGCAGCTGAGCGCCGGCGCGCCGGCCGTGCTGACCGGCGCGGCCCGGCTGCCCGCCCGCCTGTCCGTGACGCTGGCCTACGCCAACGGCCAGTGGCTGGTCGAGGTGCGCAAGGGCCGTGCCCTGCTGGGCTCGCGACACCTGGTGAAGAGTTCCGAGGCGCTGAACATGCTGGCCCTGCTGGACGTCCCGGGGGTGCGCCGCAGCGTCGAGGAGGCGCTGACCGTCGACCAGACCGAGGCGTCCCGGCAGGCGGAGCGGATGCGCAGCGAGCTGGCCGAGCTGGAGGCGAAGCTGGCCGGGCTGTCGGAGATGGCCGAGCTGAGCGAGGTGCGGCTGCCGGTGCAGCAGAACCCCAACAGCAAGGCGACCACCCATGGCTGA